GCGGCTGGAGTCTGAAGCTTGTTTGCAGCGGTTGGTTCTGGCATAGATGATGGGAAATATGGCAGTTTAGGACCAATTTTACCCTTGCCAATTCTTTGCCTAATTCTTCCTTCGGGGTTGTTTGGGAAAGATAAACCGCCGCCCCTTATATCACCTCCCATGTACATAGATTGACCAGCCTGCAAAATGAAGTAGAATCtgagagcttgtttgatatcaGTTAATTGGGATATAATCCACTGTCCCATTATCTGTTATATCCAAATAAACCACTTTTACATCAaatcaagtttatttttttccaaataatccaagatcaaacaagctcctaaGAAAACACAATTTAGAAAACACAGTTTCATGTCCAGAACTTACATGACAAAAATTAACCTCAATCTTACCACAGAATTTCAATGACTGTTTTTCAGTTCCAAGCATAGACATGTGAAAATGCAAATAAGGAGATAATGATGACTAGTAGTATTTTATAAGGAAATATGCAGGGAAAGAATAATTTTCTAGTGTTCTATGGCTTCATTTCAATATTGATACCAATTAATAATGACCAAAAAACTAGATTTAgtctgtttttctttttaaagattTAGTTCAGTGCAATCAGAGTCCTTACCACACAAGAAGAAGGATCAAACAATTAACTACTATGATACAAGAAAAAATTGTGTTCTAATATGCAAGGGCTAATCAAATCTCAACCAGAAGTTATAAATTTCCTAACCAAGAAGACAATAAAATTTTCTAGGGAGCAGGTTTTCAAATTGCAAACACATTTGAAGAGGAATACATCCATCTAATAGATAAATTATAGCACAGAACAAGGAATAGTCCAAAGTGATAAAAACGCAGCAGGTATACACAAAATTCCTGGGAGAATGCAGATTGTCCAACTACAGTTCATCAATTACAGTTATTTTCTTCAACATACTGTAGCCAAAATGTGAGACATCTGATCTCATCCAAAACAACTTCCATATATCATCATCATGGTGCATAGCATACAACTTGAAACTATACAATGAATTTAGGTTAGTCAAGAGGGGTCCCTCAGCGAATAGTACAAGCTCCTATTACAATTTACTTTGAACTCTGCCACAGTACAAAATCAAAGTACCGGCAACATACATATAAAACTTGATGAATATATCAACCATATCTCAACAACTATAAAACATCTTCTCAAATCAGGAGTAGCAATCAATGGCAACAAGTGAGAACAAGGACAGTTTCAAGGTGGATAATTCTGTAAACAAAGCCTTGTTCgttttgggttatttgggataatcTCAAACAGCCCACCATTCcctcatcaatcaaatcatgaaccaaaataccttctatttcttttttataccCCTAATGTCTTTTCAcccaaataacccacttttTAATAACCCAGTTCGAACAAGGCTATTTGGATATAACCACCTGATTATTTACATAACTAGGTTTCGAACAAGGCCCAAATAAATAGTAACTCATCTACAACAAATAATACTCCCTCCATCCCATTTCACTCTATcactattataaaaaattattcctCCACCCCGTGTTCATTCAATCACTATTATAAAATGCCACACCCTGACCCAGAACATAAAAAGACGCAGCAGTTGTAGTATTTGATTAGATTAGTACTTAACAATGTATAGAGCAACATATgtagattaataaatatatatataggtatctatatatttttttaattagtgaCATGGGTGAAAACGTACCTGCCaacttcttcctcttcccctccTCTTTCTATCTCTCTCATTCTCGCAGGTATGATAAGGAGGAGGCAGCCACATATGCAGGTGTGTATATGTAGAGGTATCTtctaattaacattaatttaaacCTAATTATTGTATTTACACTAACATCCCAACTAAACTAATGCAACAATTTACTAGTTTAGgcatttacaaataaataaattaattaactatctctattgatcatttatttattctaaattttatctACATTATCATATTTGTCTTATTACTTTGGTTAATATGGGCTTGAACAAAAAGCTCAAGGTGATGGACTTCTGATTCATGATCAGTGGAACATCCCTTTCAGAAGGCAACTTAGGGAACAAGTGCACACAAAGTTAGTTTCCTAATTAAATTCCATCATAGATTTGAACCTACAAATTAGCAAGACTTCATTCAATTGATAAACAAAAAGGATCTCTGAGTTAAAAGTAACTGCAAGGGAGAATACCCTTTGTGATGACTTCAACTAGAGCATTCTATGGAGTTACCTCATTCCGCCAAAGGTCTCAATTCATGCTTGGTTGATCTTACATGATGCCATGCATGTGGAAGGAAAGCTTAAAACCAAAGGTATCCAAATGACAAGTAGATGGAGCCTTTGTATACTTCAAGAGGAATGACTTTATCTTTGTCTATTTTGTCCTTTCCCTTTTAAAATGTGGAAGATGACAGTTGAGAAGGATATATGGTGATGCAACTCCACTTCTTTGAAGAATCTTTTCAAGACTCTACTGCCTATTGAAAAATCTAAAGGTGGAAGGAAGATAAACGCTTCCCTATTGTATGCATCCTAGGTGTATTGATGAAGAGGAATGAAATAGTGTTTGATGAATGTGTGGAAGAAATCTAACAATTGGATCAAAAGGATCATGTCAATTAGAAAGGGATGGGTTTCAACATTTAAGTATGAGATTGTGCAATTCCTTTtctgtatattattttatctcacTTGCCAACTTGACACGTTCCCATTTATACAATTTTGCcttctaaaaaaatagataaaatgttACTGCCATTTCTCTGTCTCACTACTATAATGGAATGTCCAATGTCATTGAATTTTGAGGGAAAATAACATTGAATTagtatcataaaaaataaaagaaagtgtATCCTATTTTATAGGTCAGTATTGTTCATTTCATTACTTTTATGGCCCATATCATCCCTCCATAATGACTCGTGCAAAATAAAATGTTACCCTTTAAAGTGGGATAGAGTGTGCAAAATGGTGGTAGAATAACAAGGTGTCACAATCCAATCACCTCAAACGGGAACATCAAAGTTGATTGGCTTGTGATGCAACATTTTATTTACAACCATTGCATACTCTCTCATTGGCAACAATAacattgaaaaaataagaaagaatcAAAGGATCTTACCAAGTTTGCAAGAAACCAGTCTCCATCAAGAATTCAAAACGACATGGATGTGATGATAAGCAGACAGGAACAAAGGCTCCTGATTCAAATCCTCCTAGTAGGCAAACAACATAGTTCAGACACTCCATTATTCTGGTGAGACATCCTATGCAAGGATTTTGGGTTAGACAAGAGCCTATCATGACAAGGACTCCAAACAACTGCTCATGAGTCCAAAAGTACCTTGTCATGATAAGCTCAAAACTGATATGGGTATTCCAACCTTGAGTTCATTTCTAACACAGTTCATGGTCACAAAGTGAAACCAGGCACAAATGCCACATGCTCCTCATCTTGACCGGCTCAACCAAAAAGCCTGGTCTTAGGCTTTAACTTGCACCAATATGAGTTGTACTCATAAACAAGTGAGAGATATGAACAGGACCAATTATTATTTGTCAGTAGCTCTCTTGGTTGAACTATCTGAATAAATTGAACTCAATTTCATAGGAAATAAACTATGAAGAAAGTTCCAGCAAAGAATGCGACGGACACACATGTTAACACTTCCTTCACTCTTGCAAAGATTGTTTTATTCATGTAAGACATTCTTTCCAAATAGAAGTTGAAGATTTAGTTCCCATGAATCTCAACCCTTTCAATtaccaaatcaaataaaaggTTGCCAACACAAGATTATCTAAGTAATTTACTAGTCATTTGAACAGACATTGATAAATCATGAATATAATCCAATGCATCTAATTAAGGGTTAACATGTCTCCTATATTTTAGCACAAGAAAACCAACCTCCTGAAATTAACATGCTCAGTTTACTACTTATCATCTTGTAAGCTGGTTGTTAATACCAATTACATGAGATACTTTTCAGATTAGAGAACATACTGCAATGAAATCCAAAAGATAATcagaaaaagaaacaaaaagagAAGCACGTATTATTGAATATACAAATTACTGAAAAACAACTGTCCTTGTCCACAGAAGACCTACCATTGGTAAAAATGACTCAGGATCTTGGTGTAGCGGCCGGCCATATCCAGCAATTCCACTAGCTTGCAATCCAATCATCGTTAATGCCCTCTCTGCATCTCCCATAGTCCCAGCAAACTGCATCAGTTGCGACAATGCAGACACAGCTGCGGCTGCAGCTGGATTCAAAGGACCAGATTGCTGCTGATCTCCATCACCCCTACCATTTTGCGGATAATAAACATTATGTTGATGATGCACCTGAATCTGTCCTGCCGGCGGAGGCATAGGCTGAGATTGAGGATGAGAAATTGGGACAATTTGAGGTGGGTGTTGTTGTGGATGAGGATCTGGTTGATGGTAGGCATTGGTATTCTCTGTGTGGTAATACTGTTGTTGTTGGGGTTGCAATCGATGGTCATGGTAATAATGTTGATGATCAGGTGGAAATGGAGGATGTTGCAATGAGGATTGCGCCGGTGGTGGTTGGTAAGGATAATATCCGTAATAAGGTTGATATTGTTGGTCGTAAGGCGGCTGAATTTGAACCTGCGATGGATGATTTGCGACTtgctgttgctgctgctgctgttgtTGATGTTCTTTAAATCTTTCTTGAAGCTTTTGAAGTTGTTGTCTTTCCTCCTCTGGTAGAGATGATAAATCCACGGGATTActcatttcttctttcttcttgaGAAGCACAGGAGTCGTATCcataagaaataaattaggGTTTCGAATTTGGTAATGGCGTGGGGTTTCAACTTTCAATTGCAGGATTGCGATTTCTATGTGTTAATGGCCGAAACaactttctttatatatatcttaaattattattttcttatacttATTAATTGAagtaaaaatacaaataaaattatactagcttatttttatttttattttaaacttaacgaaatgaccctaaaaatgtCTTAACTACTTCAAAATATTCTGACGAAATTGTCTCGTTGCGTAACGTAAATGGCGATTGTCTAATTGGATAGAACCAACCAGGCTAAAAAAGAATGTAAGAGGAGGTTCGTCACGCGAATAGAAAGTCTGTGAAATTATCTCGAATGgcacgatcgtcacgcgaaAAGCACGATCATTTTGGACTTTTTCAGATGTTTTTCCTTCGCGAGACGATCTTGctcttcgcgttacgcgacggaaataatttcgtcaaaatattttaaaatggtcaATTGTGTAATTACCCGCtcatttaatgattttttaaggtcatttagtcaaatttctccttttctttcttactaatcattattttattaaatacaaaatattaaaataatcttttcaaGTATTCAAGACTTCAACGGTTTTTTCTTTGAATATCAAATTTGGTTAAATtgacaaacatttttttttttaatatttgtcatAACATTatgattcaaaaaaaatttagtataataaaaaaattgacaaaattttatatttaatattaaaaataattatttcactcTTAGTTTAATAGTTTATAcagataattataattattataaaataccatttttttaaaataatctaataatattcattttatttactAATGATGCATATAAATAGATAGAAAGATATATAAAAGAGTTGCTTTAAAgttaatacataaaaattacAAGAAAACAAGAAAAGTTTTGATAAAGAGAGCTTCTTGATTAATaaagtatttgaaaataattcaaaaacatGATATGGGCATAGGTTTAGAGATTTTCTTATGTTTTGTTAATCAATAACATGTGtcatgtaataaaatatatgaaataggAATTCATAATAGATTAAATGTcattggatttttatttaaaatattttgtttaaaaattttcaaaactcgggtttaaataaaaataatataaatttatttaaaattttatatattttaaataccttgttcttatattaaattaaaagaaataatggttttagattttaaataatgggaattttattataaaaaatgattaaaagaagaaataatggaaaaaaaaaaacaaattctttctcttttcaccCTTAATATGGATATTAGTTGACAAAATTctctatttgtttgtttttttttaatttaattcattacttgtttttttaaattatcaaagagatcaaatatttatttatttattctccataatttccttttattttctttcctttcccCTTCATagagatttttaaataatataaacaaatattttgtaatacttattttgaataactatttttttaattaatttttctttaatatatatgatttttttttaaattaatttttaattagttaaaataagaCACTTTGAATAAATGAGAGGAAATATTTGTCTAAATTGTAGAAATAGGTAAGAgagattatttaagttaagCCAATATTtggtaagtttttttttttacatccGAACCCTTACATAGATTCGTCCATGTTATAGTTAGTTATAGTAGATGaaatatatactttaattatacatattaataaatttaataacttagtttttttttttaatgaatgtGTTTTCAAAAACCAGTCCGAATTCTCAATAACCCATCATGTTATCacatttgtcaaaataaaaatcaataagttTTGGGACAAGGATGAGCTTAGGGCGTGCAATGGTATCTTACCCAACGCTTGAAGTACCCATTTTCGAACctaatttttaagttattatgtgaccttaatttaaaatactcaaATTCATTCATCATCAGTATCCAATTTAGAATACTCAAATTCAATCATCATCGGTATCTATGAATATCGGATATACGGGTAACTATTGTCATACCCGAAAAAGACGTTGTGAAAAAGACGTTGGAGTGAGTGCAATATAAGCGGGTTGATACTTGATATAGGATATTCGGAAACCCGATCCATATTATCATCCTAACAGTTCAACCGGTTAGAACACTAACGTGAGCCACTCAAAGTGTATCATTTTGTCAAACGAAGAGAAAGACACCGATTTTCAATATCATCGCCGTCTCGGATGGCCGCCGCATTATCACCGTCATTTACTCTCCGGCTAAAACCATTATCAACGATCTGCTTCGTCTCCGCTTATCGCCGATCAAAGCCATGGGACTTCACACTTAATCCTAAATCTTTAACCCCCTACCTTACCCATCCGCAAAAGTTCGTCCGTTGCTGTTCTTTTCCATCTGAATTACCACGTAAAACATCACCCTTTTCTCCATCCGAACGCCGGTCTTTCAGTAACTTGGTTGCCGGAGCTCTTTCATCCAGCGAGACAGTAGAGACTCCGGGGGTCAGTGATAGAGTTGGCGAGTTCCGTAAAAGGTTGAAGATTGTAGATATAAAGAGTGGGCCTGACGAGGGTTTGGACCGATTGGGGCAGACTATTGTTGTTAAAGGTTGGGTTCGGACACTTCGCGTTCAAAGCAGTGTCACATTCGTTGAGGTGAGATGGTTGAAATTATGTCACCCTATTGTTGTATGATAGAAGAGTGAAATTAGTATTCATGGGTTCAATTCGAATTAACAGGTTAATGAtggttcatgtctttcaaatatCCAATGCGTTATGAGCTCAGAATCTGAAGGTTATCATCAGGTAACTGAATAATATTGAAAACCAATTTGATTGAgattaaaaagttgaaaatttgaagtcatGTTTAGGTTTAGTTTCTTGTACACTGGTATCCTTTGATATGTTATTGACCTATTTCCTAGGTCTTATCAGGTTGAGGATGGCTTGCTTGCAACTGGTGCATCTGTACGCATACGAGGAACACTAGTACCTAGCCAGGGATCGAAGCAGAAAGTTGAATTGAAGGTGGAAAAGCTCGAAACGGTAATGAAATTTTGTCTGTTCCAAGGAGTTGACATGAAAAGTTGGCATTCTATTTAAAAACAATggaagttgaaaaaaaaatgaagtataaatttaaatttttgggATCCTGAAAGCACAAACATCGTCGAAACATAGAAGGAAAGTATTTTGGTTACTAGTGTTCTCATACAAAGCAACCAGGCTTTGACCAACatttgaaagaaaaagaaagatttCGTAGCTCAGAAGTAGGTTTAAATGTGACTTGTGTTGGGTATCCTATAGGTTACAACTTCTAAGGATATGGCTTTTATTAATTTCAGCTATAGTGACTATAGGCAATCAATCATATGAATACGATTTAGTGATAAAAAAGTCAATATTTGTACAAACATGTTAAGTCTCTTAAAAGCTTTCACCTGTTAAGAAAATAGTTAATTGCCAACTAGGATATCTTAACCTTCTATGCAAGCCCTCTGTCACTTGTCCTTCCTTTTTCAGATATCCTTTGTTATCTGCAACTGACTTCAATTTTCCATACACTTGCAGATTGGTACATGTGATTCATCCTTCCCCATCCAAAAGAAAAGAGTCAGCAGAGAATTCTTGAGAAGTAAGGCCCATCTTCGTCCAAGAACAAACACTTTTGGTGCGGTAAGGTTTGGTTCTTTTTATGTTAAGAGTAGCCTCAGTCTAGATCAAAGTCGAAAGAGTCTTGCCTAAGAGACCAAAGGTCTCAGGCTCGATTCTCACTAAGAACGCTTTGTTGGAAAGGGGTTCATGGCTGTGGGGGGTCGTGCTAGCCTCCATGGAATAAACCCTGTTTTTCaggaaaaaaaagagagaaaaattagcCTCAGTCTAGATGGACCATCTTctgattttgatttcatctgcAATGTTTTGGTGCAtcttatttagaaaaatatatatctaaagaTGCCTTTTGGTCATGGTTGAAACTTGGGATGCATGTTCTCCCCTTTTTTGGAGAAtctgtttcttctcttttttttttggctGAAAATGTCTTGATTTCTGTGGTATCTTATTCTGACATATGTCAAATTAGGGtttgatcatttattttttccttGTATTTTGGAAACAAACGACTCCAGGTTGCAAGGGTGAGGAATGCTTTATCCTATGCTACACATaaattttttcaagaaaatgGATTTGTTTGGATCTCAAGTCCTATCATTACTGCATCAGATTGTGAAGGAGCCGGTGAAATGTTTTGTGTCACTACTTTGGTAAGCTTACCTTTTGATCTTCATTTTAATATTGGCTAGGGTGTGCATACTTATTACTTAGATCATGCCAGAACCGTTCTTTTTAATCTTACAAAGGTAGAATTTGTCAATAATAGATGCAAATTGtcagtatatttaaaaaaaatgtgcaTTCCTAGTCAACATACTTTATGCATATtataatttgtcatattttttgtGGACTGATTTTGAACTTTATATCACACCGTCGTCTATCATAAAGAACATTTTTTGCTTTTCCCCATGACCACCCAAGGTTGCCTGAGTTTAGGTTTCTCAACAGTTTGACCATCACGTCTTATTTGCTTCAGTCTTTTGCATATCTTCTTTTTAGTTGTTTCCTCCTAAGGTCTTTCATTGTATCCTTACCTTTTTCCTGATCCGAATAGTTAGTTCTTCCTCACGCCACTAAGCCTGTTTATATATGGCACTTAATGCTTTTTGTTTACTAATCCACATCATATGCAATTTCATATTGCAGGATAAATTTAATCTGTAGAGTAATATTCCTaacttatagttttttttttgagaaattctTGTTTACTTGACAGATCCCCACCTCTCAAGAACATGCTAATAATCCCATTGATGCTATTCCTAAGACAAGTGATGGTTTTGTGGATTGGTCACAGGTTAGTGAAATTAAATTCTAGTCATTTAACCTGAACTGAACTGTTACTTTAACAGTATGAAGTATGAACTACATTTCATCTGTTCATGATATTGTTTTGTAATAAAAGTTTTTAGACCACTATGGCTGTGTAACTGCAATGACTTTTTCGATGTGTAATGTTACCAAGAATTGTTTTTTTACTATGTTCTGATTAAGGGAACATAAGTTGTTGTTTACACGATTCTATAACAAGTGTTAGGTTAATTATAATAGAGGGTTGAGATGGAAGGAGATCTAATGGCTAAGGGTTGGAATCGTTAtagttttgaaaagaaagaaactCTTAATAGGTCCAAATGTTAACATGAATCTCGTATTAATTGTGGGAAAAAAAACAACCAAACCGTTCAATACAAGTCATAATGTTTTTGTCAATTAATCAATTGCAAATACAAGAGGGTCCAAAAATACCCCATAACACCTTAAAAGAAAACGTCAAACCGGATGGTGGAAAACATTGCACATTACTCATTGCTCGAACTTAAGGAAATTAGatgaaaaaattagaaaattttcaatccTGGGCCTTGCCACAAAAAAGAAacgaaaaaaaatacattttctctctccaaaAGAAGGTTAGGCTTGCTGGATAGGATAGGTATTTTTGATTCATGATTggtaaagaaaaatgatagTAGATTTGTACAAGGATATGCATaaaatgatatgatatgatttgATAGTGAATAGAAACTTAATCTCCACCCTCTCATTCCCATTCTCCATTTTGAACCGGAACAGATTCATCAGTTGTGTATGAGTTGTTTGTATGTTGTTTAGTGATGGTTATACTGTTACAGTCCATTTAGTAAGATTTTTCATAGTAAAACATTAAGATGTTAGTTTCTTTTGTTTAATTGTAGGATTTCTTTGGGAAGCGGGCTTTCTTAACGGTCTCAGGTCAGCTTAGTGCTGAAACATATGCTACTGCTCTTACAGATGTGAGTATATTCCCACCACATGCTTACCCTGAAATTTCTCTCCAGTTGACTAAATCTTGTTTTGTGATAGTTCATTTCTTCTTACTCTATATAGTTATCGCCTCATTTTCCAGGTTTATACATTTGGACCCACCTTCAGAGCGGAAAATTCCAACACTGCCAGACATTTGGCTGAATTCTGGGTACTATTGATTTCCCTTTGTTTGGTTTATATTcctattttatttccttttattCTTCCTTAACTTCATATTTGGATTATTTTTCGTTGAACTTTTTACACTTTCATCAGATGATTGAACCTGAACTTGCATTTGCTGATCTTAATGATGACATGGCCTGTGCCACTGCCTATCTCCAGTATGTAGTATGTTACTCTTCATATCTTATATCAATTAAATCTAATGGAGATATACACCCTTCCACTGGGCATTGTAATTtctaaaatagtaaataaaaacaTGCTAGGTGAAATATATCTTAGAAAACTGCAAGGAGGACATGGAATTTTTCGATACTTGGATTGAGAAGGGAATTATCAACCGACTAAACGTAAGTACATTTTTTTTGAGACAAGGAGTATGTTcttatcatcttcttcattttatgaatgattctttcatattttcctTGACAGGATGTTGTAGAGAAGAAGTTTGTGCAGTTGACATATACAGATGCCGTTGAACTACTCTTAAAagcaaataaaaaatttgaatttccgGTACTTCTGCGTACCAATTCTTGTTGTGTTCATCGTTTACTATCCATTTACACTCCAGAATGGGGGCAATTGAGAGCAGAGTACTTAAATGATAGAACTGGAGAGAAATGATCATGTATCTGCTACTAATTGTTTAGAAAGATCGTCACTGTGGAATATCCGGTTGCTCCTCTCTGAAGTGTTTGATTTCATGTCTATTTTGTGTATAGGTGAAATGGGGATGTGACTTGCAAAGCGAGCATGAACGCTATATAACTGAACAAGCTTTCAAAGGATGTCCAGTTATAATAAGAGATTACCCcaaggtttttatttatttatatttctattgAATTTCTGCTTTTGAAAGTATATTTTCTCAAACATCCTTAAATGATGAATTCCAGGACATAAAGGCATTTTATATGAGGGAAAACGATGATGGGAAGACAGTAGCCGCCATGGATTTGTTGGTTCCTCGGGTATGATTTCTTTCAATGAATTTTGCGTTCTTAGGGGTATCAACCTTCTGAAGCTCACCATCAAAACTAAATACAAGAAATTTCCATTTTGGTCAAGTGTCCCAATTAATCCAAAATGTTGCTAATGAATCCCTCCGGATTCTCTACTCATTGATACATCTTTTTCCCATTCAGATTGGTGAGCTTATTGGTGGAAGCCAAAGAGAAGAACGATTAGGATATCTGGAAAATCGACTGGATGAATTAAAGCTTGATAAAGAAAACTATTGGTGGTATCTGGATTTGCGGAGATATGGTTCAGGTCagctatttatatttatatacatttgcTCCATGAATTTAGCTCTTGTTGTATGTTGAATTTTGAGTTTATTATACTAATAACACTATCTTCTACTCCAGTTCCTCATGCAGGATTTGGATTGGGATTTGAAAGACTTGTGCAATTTGCAACAGGTATAGAGAATATAAGAGATGCAATACCATTCCCTCGTGCACCCGGTTCAGCTGAATTTTAATGTAAATGACGATCATTTGCCCCGGTTATGCACCTGGTTCAACTGCCCTAACCCTTCGGTTAATGAcatttgatttatatatgattttgttttaagatGAATAATGacatttatatttgatttgatttgattttttccCATGAATGGAAAACTAATCATGTGCCAATTACAAGTTTTGGAAGAGAAGTTTTGGTTCAGTGTTGAGACTCCTCTATTCTCTTGCCCTTTTAACTCCTTTGATTTAATATTGATCAATTTTAACCAcaatttatcctaaata
This is a stretch of genomic DNA from Impatiens glandulifera chromosome 4, dImpGla2.1, whole genome shotgun sequence. It encodes these proteins:
- the LOC124933957 gene encoding asparagine--tRNA ligase, chloroplastic/mitochondrial, with product MAAALSPSFTLRLKPLSTICFVSAYRRSKPWDFTLNPKSLTPYLTHPQKFVRCCSFPSELPRKTSPFSPSERRSFSNLVAGALSSSETVETPGVSDRVGEFRKRLKIVDIKSGPDEGLDRLGQTIVVKGWVRTLRVQSSVTFVEVNDGSCLSNIQCVMSSESEGYHQVEDGLLATGASVRIRGTLVPSQGSKQKVELKVEKLETIGTCDSSFPIQKKRVSREFLRSKAHLRPRTNTFGAVARVRNALSYATHKFFQENGFVWISSPIITASDCEGAGEMFCVTTLIPTSQEHANNPIDAIPKTSDGFVDWSQDFFGKRAFLTVSGQLSAETYATALTDVYTFGPTFRAENSNTARHLAEFWMIEPELAFADLNDDMACATAYLQYVVKYILENCKEDMEFFDTWIEKGIINRLNDVVEKKFVQLTYTDAVELLLKANKKFEFPVKWGCDLQSEHERYITEQAFKGCPVIIRDYPKDIKAFYMRENDDGKTVAAMDLLVPRIGELIGGSQREERLGYLENRLDELKLDKENYWWYLDLRRYGSVPHAGFGLGFERLVQFATGIENIRDAIPFPRAPGSAEF
- the LOC124936456 gene encoding zinc finger RNA-binding protein-like codes for the protein MDTTPVLLKKKEEMSNPVDLSSLPEEERQQLQKLQERFKEHQQQQQQQQQVANHPSQVQIQPPYDQQYQPYYGYYPYQPPPAQSSLQHPPFPPDHQHYYHDHRLQPQQQQYYHTENTNAYHQPDPHPQQHPPQIVPISHPQSQPMPPPAGQIQVHHQHNVYYPQNGRGDGDQQQSGPLNPAAAAAVSALSQLMQFAGTMGDAERALTMIGLQASGIAGYGRPLHQDPESFLPMAGQSMYMGGDIRGGGLSFPNNPEGRIRQRIGKGKIGPKLPYFPSSMPEPTAANKLQTPAAWCDLCKVECTSLEILKQHKNGKKHMKNLEKSGTSSSSAVVQNNQNNTSTTPVVIDSNAQPQVNVENSNNTVAGQKRESNHKTKAAAGGAKRAKLSDMHNRAFENPRPKVVVPLLCGLCNIKCDTQEVLNKHLSGKKHISKLRRYEPQHHQMAYEQTGIQSLYHLNAPIGVPPHHPLHFPQVHQPQSYYPPLLPAAAHHGIVPFAEGNHHNHQTG